The genomic region ATTGAAAAAATAGGTCTGGCCGTTATCGGATTAGGTGTGATTTATCTCTGGGCGATCACCATACTAGGTCGCTCCGGGTTTGTGCGAGGCGGGCTCCCCACCGCCGCTATCAGTCTTGCGGTGATGATGATCTACGGTCACCGCCTTGACCGGCTCGGGATCGCCCCGATTGCGCAGTATGGACTTCGATTTCCACTCTATATAATTTTCTCACTCTGCGCTATCGGCTTGGGGATCGACGCCAAAGGAGCTGTGGATACACAAAACTTGGCCGTGGTGGTCCTTGTGGGTCTCATAGTTATCGCGTTCCCGGTATTTGCCATGCAAAAGGCGATTTCCATGCTCTCTACCGGAACCCTTGCCACGATCACTGCCTTGGGGCCGCTGGCCGTCTTTGTCCTTCAGTTCGTCGAAGGTCGTGTAGGCTACGCGACCGCCACTATGAAGGTCTTGGCTATTTATATTTTAGGTGCGCTTATTGCTGCCTTCGGCGGAGCCCAAGCCACGACCAGAAGGAAGGTTTCATCGTGACCGCGTCCCCTCGTCTTGCAGCCCTTGCCGTGGTGGTTAGCGACGGTCGCATTTTGCTCGTCCGGCGACGTAACGAACCTGATGCCGGGCTTTGGGGGTTCCCTGGCGGGCATGTAGACTTTGGCGAAACAGCACTGGAAGCGGCCGCGCGTGAGTTGCGCGAAGAGACGGGCGTGATCGCCCGGCCGCTCCACTATCTCACAAACGTGGATATCATTGTGCGTGACGGCGCTGGTGCGATCACATTCCACTTCCTGCTTGCAGCCGTGCTCTGTGAATATGTCTCCGGCGAGCCTGCCGCTGCCGACGATGTAAGCGATGCGGGGTGGTGGGACGTTGCAGACATTCTCGTTGGACGGGTGCAGTGCAGCGAGCACGTCGATGTCGTCGTTGAGTTAGCGGTTGATGCGTATAAGTAAGATCAATCATGCCAGTCGCAGCCTGCACTCACGTCAAGGTCTTCCCGCCTGACAGCCGCTATGACCAAAACCAATGAATATCGAGCACATTTCACTAAGAATTTGCAAATTAGTCATCGGACTTTAGCGCGGCTTGATCCGCAACTTGTTGCCGAAAGTGTCACTCTTGCACGAACTGGATGAATTGACCGTATTTCTGGCTTACTTCCTGCGCCTCCGGGAAGGCGCGTGATCGCTCACCCTCCATGCATTGAAAGTAGTTCTGCATGTCCGAAATATAGTTCTCGAAATCCTTCCGGATCAAATCGGCATACTCTCGAGCGGCGTGACGATCGCTTGGAACGAAGGGTCGTTCCGGGGCGAGGCACGTTTCCCCCCGCGCCATAGAGCTTACGAAAATAAACAGGGTTATAGTAGTGGAGAAGAATATCTGTCTGCGTTCTAGCATTAGGAATCCCGTAAGATTGCTTGTTTCAAGGGCATCCCCATGCCTGATGATGCCGCATCGAGATAGTTTATAGTAAGCGCCTGCCTACAGTACGCGGCGGCGCGCCAGGGGCATTTGTCTTTGTGAATCGACAGGGCCAGCCATTGACGCGCGACGGCGCGGCCTATCTGCTTCAAAAATATGTGGTCGCCGCGATCCCGACAGCCCCTACCTTACAGCGCCGAAAAATCACCCCGCATGTGCTTCGCCACAGTTGCGCGGTCGCACTGTTGCAGTCTGGTGTCGACGTTACCGTCATCCGCGATTATCTCGGTCACGCCAGTATCGCCACCACCAGTCGCTACCTCACCACCAATTTTCAGATGAAACGAGAAGCACTCGAAGCCTTCTGGAAACGCGCCGGTATCGAACCGACAAATGCAAAGCCGTGGCAACCAAGCGCTGACTTGCTCGCCTTCTTGACATCGCTGTAGAAGTTGGTAATTTTATCCCGTCAAAAGACCGCCCCCGGCCGCATGAACACTGGGATTTTCAGGCTACACTCCGGATAAAAATCGACTTGGAATAATGATCCCAACAACCGATCCGAGTGATGCCGTTATCTCGACACACCTTGCCGTAACCCGAATAGCCATCGGCCTGCAGGATGCCCTTAAAGTCGTCAAGCAGACACACAGGAACGCTGCCGGCACGGGACGGATCGTAATCAAACAACACCGACGATTGATTTGGTGGACCACCGCGGGTGACCCACATCCATTTGTCCGATTGGGCTGTTTTGCCGTCCTCTTTCAACACCTGTATCCGGGTTTCATCGGCTTGCAGATAGTCACTGCTGTTCTGAACCTCCCGCATCAGATGGATCAAAGGTTTGAACACGTCGTCCAGCCTGATGACCCAGTGCGCCATGTTGGTACGGCTGACCTCATGCCCAAGACGCTTGAGCATATGTTCCAGGCGGTACAGCGGCAGGCCATCGGCGTATTTTGAGGTGATGATGTAAGCCAGCAAAGAGGTCGTGGCGGTGCACTTGCCCAGCGGATGAACCGGGCGGGTGGCTGCCAGGATGCGCTCTTCACCATCTTGCTCGAACACGGCTTTTCCTGCCAGTATTCCAGGACCTTCAGTTGAGCGGGAATGAACTGCAGCTCTTCCTTAACCTTGGTGAAGAAGGTCTTGCCGCCGCCGACCTTCTCTTGGTTACTGAGGGTCAGCTCAATACGCTCACGTAACAGCTGGTCCGAGAATCCACGCTGGCGACGACAAAGACGGGCGTAAATATCGGTGGCGCATCACAGCTGTCTCAAAACAGCGCCTAGCAACTCGATGTTGCCGGCGTGCAGCCCGGTGATCGAGACGCCACCAGGCAGTGACACGGTCAGGCCATCGGCTCCGCCGATGCTAGCGCCAGGAGCAGAAACGACTCGCGCGAACCCGGTGGCCGCTTGCGCCTGCTTTGGAGAGTCTTCAGTCGGGGTTAGCTTCCGGCGCCAGTAAACGAATTGATGATAGATCAGTGACTGTTGCTTACAGTAAGCGCTGCCGGACACGCCGGAGACTTGCCAGTCAGTGATATGCTGCTGCCAGACGTGTGCTCGTTCGGTTGGGGTCATGCTGATTCCTCGTGGAATGGGTGAGGAAGTCAGTGTGTGCAATCGGTGAACGGGAATGTAGGTGCTGATTTATTGGTGCTTACGAAATACCTCGAAGAAAACGTCGCGTCCGCAGATCTAGTGCTGTCGTCCGATGAGGTCACAGCGCTGGAAGCCGGGGTATCGAAACGGGATGTGGCCGGTGAGCACTATACCGAGGACGGCATGAAGGGCTGAATGCATAAGCCACGGGTTCTCGAGTGCTACCCAGGGCTGCTCGCTGCAACCTACAAAAAACCCGTTTCAAGTCAGCCGCCAACTTTCGGCCATAGTGCGTGAAAATGATGAACAGGGCCGTGCCCAGCACCAACATCAAGCTCATCGGAGCGATTAATGGCCTCTGCAACATAATGCTTCGCGATCCGAACCGCCTGCACCAAAGGCTCGCCTTGCGCCAATTGTGCTGCCAGCGCGGCAGATAGGGTGCAGCCGGTGCCGTGGGTGTTGCGCGTGGGGTAACGCGGCCCGTCAAGCCAAATCAATTGGTCGGTGGTGGCCAGCAGATCGGGGCTATCACCCCCGCTAAGATGACCCCCTTTGAGTAAGACCGCGCGTGGCCCGAGCGCAAGAATGGCCTTGGCTTGACGTTCCATATCAGCGGGGGATTTGGCCTCAGCCACTTCTAAAAGATCGGCGGCTTCCGGCAGGTTGGGGGTTAATACCGTGGCGCAGGGCAAAAGCTGCGCACGCAGTGCTTCCACCGCATCGGGAGCAAGTAGGCGGCCATCGCTTTTCGCAACCATCACCGGACCAAGTACAATCGGAATGTCGAGCCCCCTGATTCCCTCTGCGACAACATTAATGATTGCTGCGTCGCCAAGCATTCCAATCTTCACCGCATTGATGCGGATATCGTCACGGAGGATCAGACGCAGCGGCGGGTATTCCAGGGCGAGACCGTGCCGGCGGATAAGAAGGTCTTCAGCCTGTTCGAGCCGCATACCGACATCATCATCAAAGGCGCCAGAGACGTCGCGTTCGGTCACAAGCTGAACCTCACCACTGGCCGCAGTGGGCTCGTGCTTGATGTGGTGATCGAGTCAGGCAACCCGGCTGCTGATACCGCCCGTTTCCTGCCGATGATGGAGCGGCAGACAACGATCTACGGACGTCCACCGCGCCAGGTCGCCACGGATGGCGGCTATGCCAGCCAGGAGAACCTGGCGGCGGCCAAGGCGCTGGGCACCAAAGACGTTGCCTCCCATAAAAAGAAGGGGCTCAAGGTCAGTGAGATGGTCAAGAGCCCCTGGGTGTATCGCAAGCTCAGGCACTTCCGTGCCGGCATCAAGGGCAACATCTCCTGTCTGAAGCGTGCCTATGGTCTGTCCCGTTGCACCTGGAAAGGACTTGAGCACTTCAGATCGTACGTCTGGTCTGCGGTGGTCTCGAGAAACGTGCTGTTGCTGGCACGACTGCTTCAGACCTGAACTGGTAGCCGCTGAACAAGAGACATATCACGCCAGAATGAGTGGCACGGCCTTCGGCCGTCTGCAGAATGGCCAAAACGATGGCCCCAGAACGAGATGCCGCCCGCTGCAGCTAATGGTAGATTGACCACCACACGACTGTATAAAATACGATCAGAGGTGGTGCTGGAAATCACTGGTTTCCGTATAGAC from Marinobacter sp. LV10R510-11A harbors:
- a CDS encoding NUDIX hydrolase, with protein sequence MTASPRLAALAVVVSDGRILLVRRRNEPDAGLWGFPGGHVDFGETALEAAARELREETGVIARPLHYLTNVDIIVRDGAGAITFHFLLAAVLCEYVSGEPAAADDVSDAGWWDVADILVGRVQCSEHVDVVVELAVDAYK
- the tnpA gene encoding IS66 family insertion sequence element accessory protein TnpA, producing the protein MTPTERAHVWQQHITDWQVSGVSGSAYCKQQSLIYHQFVYWRRKLTPTEDSPKQAQAATGFARVVSAPGASIGGADGLTVSLPGGVSITGLHAGNIELLGAVLRQL
- a CDS encoding tyrosine-type recombinase/integrase, translating into MPTVRGGAPGAFVFVNRQGQPLTRDGAAYLLQKYVVAAIPTAPTLQRRKITPHVLRHSCAVALLQSGVDVTVIRDYLGHASIATTSRYLTTNFQMKREALEAFWKRAGIEPTNAKPWQPSADLLAFLTSL
- the thiD gene encoding bifunctional hydroxymethylpyrimidine kinase/phosphomethylpyrimidine kinase, giving the protein MRLEQAEDLLIRRHGLALEYPPLRLILRDDIRINAVKIGMLGDAAIINVVAEGIRGLDIPIVLGPVMVAKSDGRLLAPDAVEALRAQLLPCATVLTPNLPEAADLLEVAEAKSPADMERQAKAILALGPRAVLLKGGHLSGGDSPDLLATTDQLIWLDGPRYPTRNTHGTGCTLSAALAAQLAQGEPLVQAVRIAKHYVAEAINRSDELDVGAGHGPVHHFHALWPKVGG